The window aaggaatgggtgacgtttcgggccgagacccttcttcagactgtgtacggggtgatcgctggtcggcacggacccggtgggccgaagggcctgtttcctctcccTGCCAACCCCACCattccccctgccttctccccccggaCTGACGAGGGGTCTCGCTTACCTCTCTCCTGCTTGCTGGACAGGCTGGCGTCCGACTGCAGAGACTCTGTGGATGGTGCGGACCCGGTCTGGGCGGCCAGTTGGTTCTGGGGGACCCCCACTCTCTTCAGGGACCCGGCCTCGGACGTGGAGCGCCTGAGCAGGGAGAGGAATGGCCTCTTGCTCTCCTTGGCCTCCCGTTGGGTGGGCCCGGGGCACGGGGctggggcctcctcctgcaccctctcctccgaCTGGCTACGTCCGAACCTCAGGGACAGCCCCGAGATGGTGGACTCGATCTTCCTCCTGACCGTCAGGCCCGGCGAGCTCTTGGGGCCCTTCTTCCTCGAGGGGCCGCcggtctcctccccctccccctcccccacctccttcgaccctcctcctcctcctctccccaacgACCAGGAGTGCTTGCTggcccctccctcgccctcccgGGGCCTCTCCTCCTCCGCCGGGCCCCCCTTCAGCCTCAGCGAGAGTTTGCGCATGAAGCCCCGGTCCTTGGAGGCTTCCGGAATGTTCTGCTCGGACCGGGACCTGGCGGTTGGCTCCTGGGCCTTGGGCTCGAGCTGTAGGGGCTGCCCGGTGGCCCCGGGGCGGTAGCGGAGGTCCCTGCTGGCGGAGGCAGGCCGCCCAGGCTCCATCTTCTCCTCGGATCGCGGCCTAATCAGCTGCTTCAGACTCCGGCTGAGCGAGGATTCCTTGCCCCTCTTAAACCTCGCCTCGAACACTTCCTCCGACTCCATGTCGTCGACGTTGAGGGACTGGGCCACGCTCGAGGCCTTCTCCCTCACCGGAGGGGCCCAGGCTTCCGGGCCTAGCCTCGCCTTCCCctgcctctcctcctcctcatcctcatCCCGATCCGTCGACCTGAAGCCTGGAGGTGGGGTGATGGCGaccggctcggccgggggggccGGGCCTACTTGGTGGGCGGTCGCTGGGGACTTGCCCTCCGGCAGGGGGAGGGGCCTAGGGGGTTCTGCCCGCCCGGGGACTGGCCTGGAGTTCGATCCCTCCACCATCGTCCCCTCAGGGgccggtggggtgaagggcctgtctgTGCGAAGGGGTGAGGGCGGCTCAGGCCTTGCCTGGGCTAACGTAGGCTGGGGCCTGGCCTGTTCTAAAGTAGGTTTGAGCCTGGCCTGGTCTAAGATGGGCTGGGGTTTAGCCTGGCCTAGCATAGGCTTGGGCCTGATCAGTTCTACAATGGGCTGAAGCCTGGCCTGGCCTACAATAGGCTTGGGCCTAGTCAGATCTAAGGTCGGGTCAGGCCTGGCCTGGCCTAATATGGGCTTCGGCCTTGTCAGTTCAACAGTCGTCTGGGACCAGGGCAGGCCTACAGTAGGCTTGGGCCTAGTCAGTTCTACAGTCGGGTCAGGCCTGGCCGGGGTTGAGGGAGGCTCGGGTTTGGGGTCAACGGTCAGGTTGCTATGGGTGACGACAGCTGTCCTGCCGATCATGACCTTGGTGCAAGGCCCGTCGGCCTCCTTTGGGGCGGGGACCACCTGTATGTGAGGGGTGAGGGGCCGGGCCTCCTGCGGCCTGCTCGCCCTGACCGGGGTGACGGGCCTGGAGGAGAGGGGCTCGGTCAGGGCCGACAGGGACGGGGACTCCTTCAGGGGGAACTGGAGCTCGGGGCTGGGGGCCCGAGGGCCGGCTGGCTGCAGGGGGATCTCCAGGGGGGCGCCGAGCCTGCGGTGCAAGGTGGGGGGCTCGGCCTGCGAGAAGGAGGCCGTCTTGCGCAGTGCCCGCCGCTCGGGCTCCTCCTGCATGGGGGCGCTGTCACTGGAGGCCGCGCGGGCCAGGCGGGACTGCTTGTCGGGCCTAGGAGGCCTCAGAGTCTGCCGCTCGAGTGGCAGCGGGCCCAGGCGCTGGGGCTCGTCGTCGGGCAGGCCCAGGTGCTCCAGCAGGGGGCCCCGCAGGCCGCTCATCTTGTTGTCCACCGAGCCTCCCCTCAGCAGCCGTTGTCGTAGCAACTCCAGCTTCAGGCTGTAGTCCTCGGAGGCAGGCCCGGCCCGGCGTCTTCCCCCCGGCCCCTCGTCCGGCCGGCGGGGGCTGGGACTGGGACTTCGTCGCGGCAGCTCCATCGACACCGATTTCTTCAGGCCTCCCCCCGCTGGCGAGAGCTGGGCCCCGGTCTCGGCCTCCAGCCCCAGGCTCCCGTCCGCCCCCAGCAAGGCCAGGGCCGAGTCGGCCGAGCTCCCCCTGCGGAAGTCCCCCCTCCGCCGGGAGGCCGAGGAATGGGCCGGGGGCCAGTCCGCGGCCTCCCTGCTGGGCCCCCCTCCACCGGCCTGTGGGGCCTCTTCGTCCGACGAATCGACGGGCCCTGCCTCGGTGGGGGGAGGAAGCCTTTTCCTGGCCGGGGCCTTGGGGCCGGGCCTGGCGGGAGCCTGGGGCCCCGTCTCCGTCTCCATCTCGCGCGGGGCCTGAGTAGGCCTCTGGTCCCCCGCATCCGCGCCCTGCGGCCCTGTCCGTcgctgctcctcctcctcctgggcctgGGCCTCGGCCTGGGCCTGTTCCCGGAGGTGGCGGAGGGGCCGGCGGGATGCCCGGAACTCCGGCGACGCCGGCATCGGCAGCAGCGGCAGCTCGTCGATCTCGTCGGAGTCCGAGGACGAGGACAGGCGGGGATCTCGCAGTTGGCGGGGCAGGCCCAGGCTGGGCGGGCCCGAGGGGTCGGCCAGAACGTCAGGGATGGACCTCACCACCATGGAGGACTTGTAGCTGATGAGGGAGCGCTGCAGAGACCACAGAAAGACCAGTCGTTAAACCTTGACCTCATCACCAGGCCCAGGCCCATCCAAACTCAACCCAAACAAGGCCCTGACCCACCagatggccgtgctggctcaaagggccgaatggcctgctcctgcacctattgcctattgcataTATAGAACCTGACCCATCAGAaccttcggcacggtggcgcagcgggtggagctgctgcctcacagcgccggagacccgggttcgatcccgactgcgggcactgtctgtgcggagtttgtacattctccccgtgaccatgatcacattgaatggcggtgctgcctcgaaaggccgaatggcctcctcctgcacctattgtctattgaaccgcgtgggttttctccgggcgctccggtttcctcccacactccaaagccgtgcaggatcgtaggctaattggcttcggtagattgtgaattgtgcccagtgtgtgtggtggtcgctggtcggctcaGTTTGCCGAGCGAGGTACAGGGGAAAGCTTTTGTCGCGCGCCAACCAGTCGGCAGAACGACAATATGGGATTGTCTTGAATACAtcgagtgcagactcagtgggtctaaGGACCTGGttacacgctgtgtctctaatctaaaccaaacttcACCCATCACAACCTCCACTAGcgttgccaacagtcccgtattagccgggacatcccgtattttgggctaaattagtttgtcccgtacgggaccgcccttgttccaTATTAGGCActgggggcgttgtaggcccggacgctgtaggaccggacactgtaggcccggacagtgtaggcccggacactgtaggcccagacactgtaggcccagacactgtaggcccggacgctgtaggcccggacactgtaggaccagacactgtgggcccggacagtgtaggcccagacactgtaggcccggacactgtaggcccggacactgtaggcccggacactgtaggcccggacagtgtaggtgcggacagtgtaggcccggacactgtaggcccggacactgtaggcccggacagtgtaggtccggacagtgtaggcccagacactgtaggcccggacagtgtaggtccggacagtgtaggcccggacagtgtaggcccggacagtgtaggcccggacagtgtaggcccggacagtgtaggcccggacagtgtaggcccggacagtgtaggtccggacagtgtaggcccggacagtgtaggtctggtttgaagtctgaaggagggtctcggcccgaaacgtcacccattccttctctccagagacgttgcctgacccgctgagttactccggcactttgtgtccgccTCGacttaaagcagcacctgcagttcttttccacactctctcctccaacAAAATAATCTACACACTGATCCATTGTCAACGATCCTCACCAGCGACTGGCGGAGTTCCCcagggcttggtgctggggccgataCTCTCCacgatctacattaatgatttggacaaggggattgaaggctttgtggtcaagtttgcggacgacacgagAATAGGCGGGAGGGGAAGGTGGTGTAGAgagagcagggactctgcagaaggacgtggaaaggttgggagagtggacagagaagtggcaggtggaacaTGGTGGGGCAAAGTGTGGAGGCGTGCATTTTGGTCGTGGGAATAAAAGGcgaagactattttctaaatggggagagaatccagaaatcggaggagcaaagggacttgggtgaGCTGGTGCGGGATTCCCAAACAGTTAATCTGCAAggtgaatcagtagtaaagaaagcaaactcaatggcagcatttatttcgagaggtctTGTATGTACaaacaggggtgtgtgtgatacTGAGGCtggacaaggcgctggtcaggccacatgtggagtaactgtgagcagttttgggccccgtatccgaggaaggatgtgccggctctggagagggtccagaggaggtttacaagaacgatcccaggaatgagtgggttaacatatgatgagcgtttgtgggcactgggcctgtactcgctggagtttagaaggatgaggggggacctgattgaaacgtacagaatagtgagcggcctggacagagtggatgtggggaggatgtttccactagtgggagagtctaggaccaggtggcacagcctcagaattaaaggacgttcctttaggaaggagatgaggaggaatttctttagtcagagggtggtgaatctgtgggattctttgccacagacggctgtggaggccacaagtcagtgggtatttttaagacagagatagatagattcttgcgggtgtcaggggttatggggagaaggcaggagaatggggttaggagggagagatagatcagccgtgattgaatggcggagtagactcgatgggccgaatggcctaattctgctcctaacccttatgaccttaagaccaTCCGGGACGTGCATTCTCCTCACTGCTAACATcggacaggaggtacagaagcctgagaacCCACAGCTCCAGCCCCAGGCTCATCTttctcacctgtaccgaggtacagtgaaaagctttgctttgcatgtttagagatacagcgcggaaacaggcccttcggcccaccgggtccgcgccgaccagcgatccccacacactaccactatcccacacacactaggggacaatttttacatttacaccaagccaattaacctacaaacctgcacgtctttggagtgtgggaggaaaccgaagatctcggagaaaacccacgcaggtcacggggagaacgtacaaactccgtacagacagcgcccgtggtcgggatggaacccgggtctccggcgctgtgaggcagcagctctacccactgcgccaccgtgccgcccctcaggTGGATAGCCCCAAAGAGGTCGGCATGgggacgatgg is drawn from Rhinoraja longicauda isolate Sanriku21f unplaced genomic scaffold, sRhiLon1.1 Scf001610, whole genome shotgun sequence and contains these coding sequences:
- the LOC144591729 gene encoding striated muscle-specific serine/threonine-protein kinase-like, translating into KEETEDPLDDEDTILRKMRLLTDYYDIHHEIGRGAFSCVRQVTEKSSGAVYAAKLISFRATPRDRAVRELRVLSQLDHERVVYFHDAFEKKNSLTIVMELCPQEELLDRMAKKPTVQESEVRYFIQQILEGIRYLHQNNILHLDIKPDNILLAHPGSDTVRICDFGNALELTPDTPQFSRLGTPEYVAPEIIAQTPVSPATDVWPVGVIAYIGLTGVSPFSGENDRSTLLNVKNYDVAFEEKMFTNVSRESKGFVTSLLVEDMHRPSAEDCLHHVWFSSGVELEGKLIDTEPLRSLVSRRKWQRSLISYKSSMVVRSIPDVLADPSGPPSLGLPRQLRDPRLSSSSDSDEIDELPLLPMPASPEFRASRRPLRHLREQAQAEAQAQEEEEQRRTGPQGADAGDQRPTQAPREMETETGPQAPARPGPKAPARKRLPPPTEAGPVDSSDEEAPQAGGGGPSREAADWPPAHSSASRRRGDFRRGSSADSALALLGADGSLGLEAETGAQLSPAGGGLKKSVSMELPRRSPSPSPRRPDEGPGGRRRAGPASEDYSLKLELLRQRLLRGGSVDNKMSGLRGPLLEHLGLPDDEPQRLGPLPLERQTLRPPRPDKQSRLARAASSDSAPMQEEPERRALRKTASFSQAEPPTLHRRLGAPLEIPLQPAGPRAPSPELQFPLKESPSLSALTEPLSSRPVTPVRASRPQEARPLTPHIQVVPAPKEADGPCTKVMIGRTAVVTHSNLTVDPKPEPPSTPARPDPTVELTRPKPTVGLPWSQTTVELTRPKPILGQARPDPTLDLTRPKPIVGQARLQPIVELIRPKPMLGQAKPQPILDQARLKPTLEQARPQPTLAQARPEPPSPLRTDRPFTPPAPEGTMVEGSNSRPVPGRAEPPRPLPLPEGKSPATAHQVGPAPPAEPVAITPPPGFRSTDRDEDEEEERQGKARLGPEAWAPPVREKASSVAQSLNVDDMESEEVFEARFKRGKESSLSRSLKQLIRPRSEEKMEPGRPASASRDLRYRPGATGQPLQLEPKAQEPTARSRSEQNIPEASKDRGFMRKLSLRLKGGPAEEERPREGEGGASKHSWSLGRGGGGGSKEVGEGEGEETGGPSRKKGPKSSPGLTVRRKIESTISGLSLRFGRSQSEERVQEEAPAPCPGPTQREAKESKRPFLSLLRRSTSEAGSLKRVGVPQNQLAAQTGSAPSTESLQSDASLSSKQER